One genomic window of Pirellulales bacterium includes the following:
- a CDS encoding WD40 repeat domain-containing protein produces MNDALLSRLRAFSLAVAWTFAYCGPVRAQAIQQVSADRILTMRGPHSRGPAAVISAVAIDPAGRRLAAAGDDHLARLFNLADGSLLHELRSHTDWVRTATFEASGNRLITAGDDRSLVIWDVATGTLLHKVPCSADPIYAVATVPNTTLLAAAGFGDQVQIVDADSGKLTKSLACSGRDHRALAVSPDGRLLAVGGRDGRLRMWRLPEGVFVRDIEADKLRIRALAFSPDGRELASGGDGRQVRLWFVETGELSRTLPRRPGRTLSLAFCGPGKLASGASDNLIRIWDLASGNEELELVGHTGSVSALAWHGERSLLVSGSFDTTVRLWDLRGQPLAKPVRQAAKPR; encoded by the coding sequence ATGAACGACGCCCTTTTGTCGCGGCTGCGTGCCTTCAGCCTGGCAGTGGCCTGGACCTTTGCCTACTGCGGGCCGGTGCGTGCCCAGGCAATTCAACAAGTCTCGGCGGACCGCATTCTCACGATGCGCGGCCCCCACAGCCGCGGACCCGCGGCGGTTATTTCCGCCGTCGCCATCGACCCGGCGGGTCGGCGTTTGGCCGCGGCCGGCGACGACCATCTGGCGCGACTCTTCAATCTTGCCGATGGTTCGCTCTTGCACGAACTGCGATCGCACACCGATTGGGTCCGCACCGCCACGTTCGAGGCCTCCGGCAATCGTCTCATCACGGCGGGCGACGACCGTTCGTTGGTCATCTGGGACGTCGCCACGGGAACGCTTTTGCACAAGGTTCCCTGCTCGGCCGACCCCATCTACGCGGTTGCCACCGTTCCCAATACCACGCTGTTGGCTGCCGCCGGCTTTGGCGACCAGGTGCAGATCGTCGATGCGGATTCCGGCAAATTGACGAAAAGCCTTGCCTGTTCGGGCCGCGATCACCGCGCGCTGGCGGTTTCGCCCGACGGCCGACTACTGGCCGTGGGCGGCCGCGACGGCCGCCTGCGGATGTGGCGTCTGCCCGAAGGCGTGTTCGTCCGCGACATCGAAGCCGACAAGCTTCGCATCCGCGCACTGGCCTTTTCGCCCGACGGCCGAGAGCTGGCCTCAGGCGGAGACGGCCGGCAGGTCCGCCTATGGTTCGTGGAAACGGGCGAACTGTCGCGGACCTTGCCCCGGCGGCCGGGCAGAACGCTGTCGCTTGCTTTTTGTGGTCCGGGCAAGCTCGCCAGCGGAGCCAGCGACAACCTGATTCGGATTTGGGACCTGGCGAGCGGCAATGAAGAACTCGAGTTGGTCGGTCATACCGGATCGGTGAGTGCTTTGGCCTGGCACGGCGAGCGAAGCCTGTTGGTGTCGGGCAGCTTCGACACCACGGTGCGATTGTGGGATCTCCGCGGTCAGCCGTTGGCCAAGCCCGTCCGCCAGGCGGCAAAACCCAGATAA